From the genome of candidate division WWE3 bacterium:
GCAAGATCGGCATGAGTACCCACAATGGTCAATTGTGCGTTTGCCGCAAATACTAGGACCGGAGGCACCGTCCGAATCTTTGGGAATCCTCGGTCACTTTTTGATTAGCGCTAAAAAAGGATTGGATATTGTCGTTCCCAGTGATGGCCTAAGTAAAATTCCCTATTTAAATTACTACGACGCTGTTAGTTTCCTGGTCAAACTATTAACAACGGTGCCGTTGCCACATCAGCAAACATTTAAAGTACTTCCGGCCGAAATCTTATCAGAACTCGAAATTGCCTATTTAATAAAGTCTCTAGTTAAAAATACGAATCTAAAAGTAGTTTTTGGTTCCGATAATGCCGAAACTCTCGATAATCTTAATGCGGGGACGGTGACGTTATCATCAACAATCCCCTTGAGAGAATCATTACGAGAGATGCTAAACAGTGTTCCCTTCGAACGACCAGTCATGACTACTCCTCCTGAAAAACGGCCGGTCCTAAATCGCTTACCGCCACCACCAGCGACGACCTCAATATCGCCGCGACCAATATTCAAAAGAACACTTCCTCTTGTCACTTTAGGCGTTATTTTAGCGGCCTTGCTATTTTTTATAGTTTATCCGCTTGGTAAAACGGCCTATTTTGGTTATTTTGGGAAGCAGCATTTGGAAAAGTCTATTGGGGCAGTCAGCTCTTTAGACTTTAATTTGGGGGCGATAGAGTCCTATGCGGCTGAGTCCGATTTGGAAATAGCGACCGCGAGCCTAAACTCTTTACCTAACGTCGCTTTTTTAAGCAGTCCCAAAAAGTTTATGCGGGGTGGAAGCTTAGTGGCTAGCGCTTTATACCATATTAATATTGCCGCACTACCATTTACTAAACCTGTAGCGTCATATAAAGAGATAATCGATGCCATAGGTAAAATGCAAACGGCGGTGGGCGAAATTAATTTAGCGGCCGCTTCTTTTAAAGGCAGTAACACTGATTACGAAAAAACAATCGCTGCTTATTTGCCAAATTTAACTTTAGTCGGGAATAGCCTGCCGCTCGTTCCCAGTCTTTTGGGATACGATACTCCCAAAACTTACTTAATTCTTTTTCAAAACCCCATGGAATTGCGGGCCACCGGCGGTTTTATTGGTTCGTATGCTAAAGTCACTTTCTCCATGGGCAAGATGTCGGCGTTAACTTTTGATGATATTTATAATCCCGACGGTCAGCTGTTACTTAAAAATTTAGCTGCACCGGTGCCGCCGGAAATGAAGAGCGCCTTTCCGGCCATGAAGCAACTTTTTATGCGGGACAGTAATTTTTGGGTCTCTTTTCCAACCAGCGCTAAAACTATTTCTGATCTTTACACTTTAGCCACCGCTGAAAAAATTGACGGGGTAGCGGCTCTTGACCTCAGTTTTGTTGGAAAGCTTCTAGATGTCACCGGTCCTCTTTACCTGGGGACTTATGACGAAACGATTGGCAGCAATAATCTTTTTGAGCGAACGCAATATCATAGCGAGGGAAATTACTTTGAGGGTTCGCCCCAAAAGAAGAACTTTTTGCAATTGTTGGGAAATAAACTTTTAGAGAAATTAGCCAGCCTTAGTACGGCCGATAAAATTAAAATTTTACCGGTGCTGGCCTCGTCACTGTCCGAAAAACACTTAATGCTGGCGACCTTTGATAGCAGCCAACAAATACTGGCCGAAAATAAATGGGATGGGCGACTAGAAGCCACGTCAAACACCGACGCTTTGCTAATCGTTGACACCAATACCGGCGGTAACAAAGCCAATTATTGGGTGCAGCAAGGAGCTAACTATGAGGTTAAGAATACTTATCGCCAAGGATCCCTGGAAGGCTTTTTAACGATTAATTACACCAATACTTCCAAAGCCGGCAGTTGGCCCAGTGGTGATTACGCCGATTACGTTCGAGTTTATGTTCCTAAGGATACATTTTTAAATGACGCCAGTACGGAAATAATGCCCGGTCTTGACACAGCACCTACCAAACCGATTATTAGTGTGGGCACCGAATCCGGATTTACAGTGTTTGGCTATAATTTTATTTTGGCAGCTGGAAGCAACTTAACTTTAAAACTGCATTACACCCTGCCAAAAGAGTTGAACTTATTTGACTCATCTAAAAACTATAACCTCCGTTTAATTAAGCAGCCTGGGGTTGATGGCGAACCTTTTAGCTTTAAATTTAATAAGCCATTTGGTAAGACTTTAAGTGTGCCGGTTGGTTTTAAGACGGATGGCGACAGTGTCGTCTTTAATACTCTTCTTAAAACTGATCAGTACTTGCAAATCCCCCTAAATTAACCTACAATCCAGTGACCTATGACCATTTCGGCTTCTCCACGCGACGTAAAATCAAATATTCAGACTCTAATTAAGGACGGTATTTTACCGGCGGTAGTTTTTGGTAAAGAAACCGCTTCCATCTCACTGTCCATGAAAAAGGCCGATTTTGCCAAGGTTTTTAAAGAGGCTGGTGAATCAACTTTGATTGATTTGATGATCGATGGCGAAAAAGAAGCTCGTCCCGTTCTCGTCTCCGAAATGCAACTTGATCCTTTAAGCGGTCGCACCATTCATGTGGCCTTTCATCAAGTCCAACTGAAAGAGAAAGTCACAGTGGAAGTTCCAGTGGTCTTGGTTGGCGAATCACCGGTCGTTAAAAACGGCCAAGGTGTCCTTTTAACTCTTATAAATGAAATTGAAGTCGAAGCCTTTCCGCGTGATCTACCCAAAGAATTTTCTTTAGATATCTCTGGACTAACTGAAGTTGGAATGGGAATTCACATTCGGGATCTTAAAATTGCCGATACGGCGACGATTAAAAACGCGCCGGATGAATTAGTGGTTAAGATTGATAATCTAACAGTCGAAGAAGAGCCGGAAGTAGCGGCCGCTGTCTCTGAGGCTGAAGCCATTGCCGGCGTTCAAGCCACTAAGGAGCTCACTGAAGAGGAAAAGAAGAAGCGCGAAGACGAAGCCAAGGCCGCCAAGAAGACAGATAAGGACAAGTAATTCCTCAAGTCATGTCATTCCGGCCATACCGTTAACATCAAAACATCCGATTCCTCATTAAAAATCCGCCACAATTTTTCGGTAACAAACGGCATAATCGGGTGTAGTAGTTTAACGTAGGTCAAAAGACTTTCCCGTAGGATATGGGCAGCCTCTTCCTTACGACTTTTTACCGCTTCGATGTACCAGTCACAAAACACATGCCAAAAAGAATTGTAGATTTCCTCTAAGACTAGATGAAAATTAAAATTCTCATAGTGCTCCGTGACAACTTTGACTAGGCGATCAATCTCCGCCTTCATTTTTACATCGTCTCCCGATTCAATAGTTGTCTGCTGTTTGTT
Proteins encoded in this window:
- a CDS encoding 50S ribosomal protein L25, with product MTISASPRDVKSNIQTLIKDGILPAVVFGKETASISLSMKKADFAKVFKEAGESTLIDLMIDGEKEARPVLVSEMQLDPLSGRTIHVAFHQVQLKEKVTVEVPVVLVGESPVVKNGQGVLLTLINEIEVEAFPRDLPKEFSLDISGLTEVGMGIHIRDLKIADTATIKNAPDELVVKIDNLTVEEEPEVAAAVSEAEAIAGVQATKELTEEEKKKREDEAKAAKKTDKDK
- a CDS encoding DUF4012 domain-containing protein, with amino-acid sequence MPKFQKGDIPRVLINNAVSFLGLNLSSELTLNGFDVTSKQDGRPFDFLVYLNDPLLEPLDAVGRFKEFLDVAVSVGSPLVLVTALIPNPTDIFIEQLLQDRHEYPQWSIVRLPQILGPEAPSESLGILGHFLISAKKGLDIVVPSDGLSKIPYLNYYDAVSFLVKLLTTVPLPHQQTFKVLPAEILSELEIAYLIKSLVKNTNLKVVFGSDNAETLDNLNAGTVTLSSTIPLRESLREMLNSVPFERPVMTTPPEKRPVLNRLPPPPATTSISPRPIFKRTLPLVTLGVILAALLFFIVYPLGKTAYFGYFGKQHLEKSIGAVSSLDFNLGAIESYAAESDLEIATASLNSLPNVAFLSSPKKFMRGGSLVASALYHINIAALPFTKPVASYKEIIDAIGKMQTAVGEINLAAASFKGSNTDYEKTIAAYLPNLTLVGNSLPLVPSLLGYDTPKTYLILFQNPMELRATGGFIGSYAKVTFSMGKMSALTFDDIYNPDGQLLLKNLAAPVPPEMKSAFPAMKQLFMRDSNFWVSFPTSAKTISDLYTLATAEKIDGVAALDLSFVGKLLDVTGPLYLGTYDETIGSNNLFERTQYHSEGNYFEGSPQKKNFLQLLGNKLLEKLASLSTADKIKILPVLASSLSEKHLMLATFDSSQQILAENKWDGRLEATSNTDALLIVDTNTGGNKANYWVQQGANYEVKNTYRQGSLEGFLTINYTNTSKAGSWPSGDYADYVRVYVPKDTFLNDASTEIMPGLDTAPTKPIISVGTESGFTVFGYNFILAAGSNLTLKLHYTLPKELNLFDSSKNYNLRLIKQPGVDGEPFSFKFNKPFGKTLSVPVGFKTDGDSVVFNTLLKTDQYLQIPLN